A single window of Leclercia adecarboxylata DNA harbors:
- the rplW gene encoding 50S ribosomal protein L23 has translation MIREERLLKVLRAPHVSEKASAAMEKTNTIVLKVAKDATKAEIKAAVQKLFEVEVEVVNTLVVKGKVKRHGQRIGRRSDWKKAYVTLKEGQNLDFVGGAE, from the coding sequence ATGATTCGTGAAGAACGTCTGCTGAAGGTGCTTCGTGCACCGCACGTTTCTGAAAAAGCGTCTGCTGCGATGGAAAAAACAAACACCATCGTTCTCAAAGTTGCTAAAGACGCGACCAAAGCAGAAATCAAAGCTGCTGTGCAGAAACTGTTTGAAGTCGAAGTCGAAGTCGTTAACACCCTGGTAGTTAAAGGGAAAGTTAAACGTCACGGACAGCGTATCGGTCGTCGTAGCGACTGGAAAAAAGCTTACGTCACCCTGAAAGAAGGCCAGAACCTGGACTTCGTTGGCGGCGCTGAGTAA
- the rpsH gene encoding 30S ribosomal protein S8, whose amino-acid sequence MSMQDPIADMLTRIRNGQAANKVAVTMPSAKLKVAIANVLKEEGFIEDFKVEGDTKPELELTLKYFQGKAVVESIQRVSRPGLRIYKKKDELPKVMAGMGIAVVSTSKGVMTDRAARQAGLGGEIICYVA is encoded by the coding sequence ATGAGCATGCAAGATCCGATCGCGGATATGCTGACCCGTATCCGTAACGGTCAGGCCGCGAACAAAGTTGCGGTCACCATGCCTTCCGCCAAGCTGAAAGTGGCAATTGCCAACGTGCTGAAGGAAGAAGGTTTTATCGAAGATTTTAAAGTTGAAGGCGACACCAAGCCGGAACTGGAACTTACTCTTAAGTATTTCCAGGGTAAAGCTGTTGTAGAAAGCATTCAGCGTGTCAGCCGCCCAGGCCTGCGCATCTATAAGAAAAAAGATGAGCTGCCAAAAGTTATGGCCGGCATGGGTATCGCAGTTGTTTCTACCTCTAAAGGTGTTATGACTGATCGTGCAGCGCGCCAAGCTGGTCTTGGTGGCGAAATTATCTGCTACGTAGCCTAA
- the rplD gene encoding 50S ribosomal protein L4, producing MELVLKDAQSALTVSETTFGRDFNEALVHQVVVAYAAGARQGTRAQKTRAEVTGSGKKPWRQKGTGRARSGSIKSPIWRSGGVTFAARPQDHSQKVNKKMYRGALKSILSELVRQDRLIVVESFSVEAPKTKLLAQKLKDMALEDVLIITGELDENLFLAARNLHKVDVRDATGIDPVSLIAFDKVVMTADAVKQVEEMLA from the coding sequence ATGGAATTAGTATTGAAAGACGCGCAGAGCGCGCTGACTGTTTCCGAAACTACCTTCGGTCGTGATTTCAACGAAGCGCTGGTTCACCAGGTTGTTGTTGCTTATGCAGCTGGTGCTCGTCAGGGTACTCGTGCTCAGAAGACTCGTGCTGAAGTAACTGGTTCCGGCAAAAAGCCGTGGCGCCAGAAAGGTACCGGCCGTGCGCGTTCAGGTTCTATTAAGAGCCCGATCTGGCGTTCCGGTGGTGTGACCTTCGCTGCTCGCCCGCAGGACCACAGTCAAAAAGTTAACAAAAAGATGTACCGCGGCGCGCTGAAAAGCATCCTGTCCGAGCTGGTACGTCAGGATCGTCTGATCGTTGTCGAATCTTTCTCTGTAGAAGCGCCTAAAACTAAGCTGCTGGCACAGAAACTGAAAGACATGGCTCTGGAAGATGTGCTGATCATCACCGGTGAGCTGGACGAGAACCTGTTCCTGGCCGCACGTAACCTGCACAAGGTTGACGTACGCGATGCGACTGGTATCGACCCGGTTAGCCTGATCGCCTTCGACAAAGTCGTAATGACTGCTGATGCTGTTAAGCAAGTTGAGGAGATGCTGGCATGA
- the rpsE gene encoding 30S ribosomal protein S5, giving the protein MAHIEKQAGELQEKLIAVNRVSKTVKGGRIFSFTALTVVGDGNGRVGFGYGKAREVPAAIQKAMEKARRNMINVALNHGTLQHPVKGTHTGSRVFMQPASEGTGIIAGGAMRAVLEVAGVHNVLAKAYGSTNPINVVRATIDGLENMKSPEMVAAKRGKSVEEILG; this is encoded by the coding sequence ATGGCTCACATCGAAAAACAGGCTGGCGAACTGCAGGAAAAGCTGATCGCGGTTAACCGCGTATCTAAAACCGTTAAAGGTGGTCGTATTTTCTCCTTCACAGCTCTGACTGTTGTTGGTGATGGTAATGGCCGCGTTGGTTTTGGTTACGGTAAAGCGCGTGAAGTTCCAGCAGCGATCCAGAAAGCGATGGAAAAAGCCCGTCGCAATATGATTAACGTCGCGCTGAACCACGGCACCCTGCAGCACCCAGTTAAGGGTACTCACACGGGTTCTCGTGTCTTCATGCAGCCAGCTTCCGAAGGTACCGGTATCATCGCCGGTGGTGCAATGCGCGCCGTTCTGGAAGTTGCTGGAGTTCATAACGTTCTGGCTAAAGCATATGGTTCCACCAACCCGATTAACGTGGTTCGTGCAACTATTGATGGCCTGGAAAATATGAAATCTCCAGAAATGGTCGCTGCCAAGCGTGGTAAATCCGTTGAAGAAATTCTGGGGTAA
- the rplE gene encoding 50S ribosomal protein L5: protein MAKLHDYYKDEVVNKLMTEFNYNSVMQVPRVEKITLNMGVGEAIADKKLLDNAAADLTAISGQKPLITKARKSVAGFKIRQGYPIGCKVTLRGERMWEFLERLISIAVPRIRDFRGLSAKSFDGRGNYSMGVREQIIFPEIDYDKVDRVRGLDITITTTANSDEEGRALLAAFDFPFRK, encoded by the coding sequence ATGGCGAAACTGCATGATTACTACAAAGACGAAGTAGTTAACAAACTCATGACTGAGTTTAACTACAATTCTGTCATGCAAGTCCCTCGGGTCGAGAAGATCACCCTGAACATGGGTGTTGGTGAAGCGATCGCTGACAAGAAACTGCTGGATAACGCAGCAGCTGATCTGACAGCAATCTCCGGTCAAAAACCGCTGATCACCAAAGCACGCAAATCTGTTGCAGGCTTCAAAATCCGTCAGGGCTATCCGATCGGCTGTAAAGTAACTCTGCGTGGCGAACGCATGTGGGAGTTCCTTGAGCGCCTGATCTCTATTGCTGTTCCACGTATCCGTGACTTCCGTGGCCTGTCCGCTAAGTCTTTCGACGGTCGTGGCAACTACAGCATGGGTGTCCGTGAGCAGATCATCTTCCCAGAGATCGACTACGATAAAGTCGACCGCGTGCGTGGTTTGGATATTACCATTACCACTACTGCGAACTCTGACGAAGAAGGCCGCGCTCTGCTGGCTGCGTTTGACTTCCCGTTCCGCAAGTAA
- the rpsS gene encoding 30S ribosomal protein S19, which yields MPRSLKKGPFIDLHLLKKVEKAVESGDKKPLRTWSRRSTIFPNMIGLTIAVHNGRQHVPVFVSDEMVGHKLGEFAPTRTYRGHAADKKAKKK from the coding sequence ATGCCACGTTCTCTCAAGAAAGGTCCTTTTATTGACCTGCACTTGCTGAAGAAGGTAGAGAAAGCGGTGGAAAGCGGAGACAAGAAGCCCCTGCGCACTTGGTCCCGTCGTTCAACGATCTTTCCTAACATGATCGGTTTGACCATCGCTGTCCATAATGGTCGTCAGCACGTTCCAGTCTTTGTTTCCGACGAAATGGTCGGTCACAAACTGGGTGAATTCGCACCGACTCGTACTTATCGCGGCCATGCTGCTGATAAAAAAGCGAAGAAGAAATAA
- the rpsN gene encoding 30S ribosomal protein S14, with product MAKQSMKAREVKRVALADKFFAKRAELKAIISDVNASDEDRWNAVLKLQSLPRDSSPSRQRNRCRQTGRPHGFVGKFGLSRIKLREAAMRGEVPGLKKASW from the coding sequence ATGGCTAAGCAATCAATGAAAGCACGCGAAGTAAAGCGCGTAGCTTTAGCTGATAAATTCTTCGCTAAACGCGCTGAACTGAAAGCGATCATTTCTGATGTGAACGCTTCCGACGAAGATCGTTGGAATGCTGTTCTCAAGCTGCAGTCTCTGCCGCGTGATTCCAGCCCGTCTCGTCAGCGTAACCGCTGTCGTCAAACAGGTCGTCCACATGGTTTCGTGGGCAAGTTCGGGTTGAGCCGTATCAAACTGCGTGAAGCCGCCATGCGCGGTGAAGTACCAGGCTTGAAAAAGGCTAGCTGGTAA
- the rplN gene encoding 50S ribosomal protein L14 — MIQEQTMLNVADNSGARRVMCIKVLGGSHRRYAGVGDIIKITIKEAIPRGKVKKGDVLKAVVVRTRKGVRRPDGSVIRFDGNACVILNNNSEQPIGTRIFGPVTRELRTEKFMKIISLAPEVL; from the coding sequence ATGATCCAAGAACAGACTATGCTGAACGTCGCCGACAACTCCGGTGCACGTCGCGTAATGTGTATCAAGGTTCTGGGTGGCTCGCACCGTCGCTACGCAGGCGTAGGCGACATCATCAAGATCACCATCAAGGAAGCAATTCCACGTGGTAAGGTCAAAAAAGGTGATGTGCTGAAAGCGGTAGTGGTGCGCACCAGGAAGGGTGTTCGTCGCCCTGACGGTTCTGTCATTCGCTTCGATGGTAATGCATGCGTTATTTTAAACAATAACAGCGAGCAGCCTATCGGCACGCGTATCTTTGGGCCGGTAACTCGTGAACTTCGTACTGAAAAGTTCATGAAAATTATCTCTCTGGCACCAGAAGTACTCTAA
- the rplB gene encoding 50S ribosomal protein L2, with protein sequence MAVVKCKPTSPGRRHVVKVVNPELHKGKPFAPLVEKNSKSGGRNNNGRITTRHIGGGHKQAYRIVDFKRNKDGIPAVVERLEYDPNRSANIALVLYKDGERRYILAPKGLKAGDQIQSGVDAAIKAGNTLPMRNIPVGSTVHNVEMKPGKGGQLARSAGTYVQIVARDGAYVTLRLRSGEMRKVEADCRATLGEVGNAEHMLRVLGKAGAARWRGVRPTVRGTAMNPVDHPHGGGEGRNFGKHPVTPWGVQTKGKKTRSNKRTDKFIVRRRSK encoded by the coding sequence ATGGCAGTTGTTAAATGTAAACCGACATCTCCGGGTCGTCGCCACGTCGTTAAAGTGGTCAACCCAGAGCTGCACAAGGGCAAACCTTTTGCTCCGCTGGTTGAAAAAAACAGCAAATCCGGTGGTCGTAACAACAATGGCCGTATCACCACTCGTCACATCGGTGGTGGTCACAAGCAGGCTTACCGTATTGTTGACTTTAAACGCAACAAAGACGGTATCCCAGCTGTTGTTGAGCGTCTTGAGTACGATCCGAACCGTTCCGCGAACATCGCGCTGGTTCTGTACAAAGATGGCGAGCGCCGTTACATTCTGGCCCCTAAAGGCCTGAAAGCTGGCGACCAGATTCAGTCTGGCGTTGATGCTGCAATCAAAGCAGGTAACACCCTGCCGATGCGCAATATCCCGGTTGGTTCTACCGTTCATAACGTAGAAATGAAACCAGGTAAAGGCGGTCAGCTGGCACGTTCCGCTGGTACTTACGTTCAGATCGTTGCGCGCGATGGTGCTTATGTCACTCTGCGTCTGCGTTCTGGTGAAATGCGTAAAGTCGAAGCAGACTGCCGCGCTACCCTGGGCGAAGTTGGCAATGCTGAGCATATGCTGCGCGTTCTGGGTAAAGCAGGTGCTGCACGCTGGCGTGGTGTTCGTCCTACCGTTCGCGGTACTGCGATGAACCCAGTCGACCACCCACATGGTGGTGGTGAAGGTCGTAACTTTGGTAAGCACCCGGTAACTCCGTGGGGCGTTCAGACCAAAGGTAAGAAGACCCGCAGCAACAAGCGTACTGATAAATTTATCGTACGTCGCCGTAGCAAATAA
- the rplF gene encoding 50S ribosomal protein L6 produces MSRVAKAPVVIPAGVDVKIDGQVITIKGKNGELTRTLNDAVEVNHADNALTFGPRTGYVDGWAQAGTARALLNSMVVGVTEGFTKKLQLVGVGYRAAIKGNAVGLSLGFSHPVEHPLPAGITAECPTQTEIVLKGADKQLIGQVAADLRAYRRPEPYKGKGVRYADEVVRTKEAKKK; encoded by the coding sequence ATGTCTCGTGTTGCTAAAGCACCGGTCGTTATTCCTGCCGGCGTTGATGTAAAAATCGACGGTCAGGTTATTACGATCAAAGGTAAAAATGGCGAGCTGACTCGTACCCTCAACGATGCTGTTGAAGTTAATCATGCAGACAATGCTCTGACCTTCGGCCCACGTACTGGTTACGTTGATGGCTGGGCTCAGGCTGGTACCGCGCGTGCCCTGCTGAACTCAATGGTTGTTGGTGTTACCGAAGGCTTCACTAAAAAGCTTCAGCTGGTTGGTGTAGGTTATCGTGCAGCGATCAAAGGGAATGCAGTAGGCCTGTCTCTGGGCTTCTCACACCCTGTTGAGCATCCGCTGCCGGCCGGTATCACTGCAGAATGCCCGACTCAGACTGAAATCGTGCTGAAAGGCGCTGATAAACAGCTGATCGGTCAGGTTGCAGCAGATCTGCGCGCCTACCGTCGTCCTGAGCCTTACAAAGGCAAGGGTGTTCGTTACGCCGACGAAGTCGTGCGTACCAAAGAGGCTAAGAAGAAGTAA
- the rplC gene encoding 50S ribosomal protein L3, translated as MIGLVGKKVGMTRIFTEDGVSIPVTVIEVEANRVTQVKDLANDGYRAVQVTTGAKKANRVTKPEAGHFAKAGVEAGRGLWEFRLAEGEEFTVGQDISVELFAEVKKVDVTGTSKGKGFAGTVKRWNFRTQDATHGNSLSHRVPGSIGQNQTPGKVFKGKKMAGQLGNERVTVQSLDVVRVDAERNLLLVKGAVPGATGSDLIVKPAVKA; from the coding sequence ATGATTGGTTTAGTCGGTAAAAAAGTGGGCATGACCCGCATCTTCACTGAAGATGGCGTATCTATCCCAGTAACCGTAATCGAAGTTGAAGCAAACCGCGTTACTCAGGTTAAAGACCTGGCTAACGATGGCTACCGTGCCGTTCAGGTTACCACTGGTGCTAAAAAAGCTAACCGTGTAACCAAACCGGAAGCGGGTCACTTCGCTAAAGCTGGCGTTGAAGCTGGCCGTGGTCTGTGGGAATTCCGTCTTGCTGAAGGCGAAGAGTTCACCGTAGGTCAGGACATTAGCGTTGAGCTGTTTGCAGAAGTTAAAAAAGTTGACGTAACCGGTACCTCTAAAGGTAAAGGTTTTGCTGGTACCGTTAAGCGTTGGAACTTCCGTACTCAGGATGCCACGCACGGTAACTCCTTGTCCCACCGCGTTCCGGGTTCTATCGGTCAGAACCAGACTCCGGGCAAAGTGTTCAAAGGCAAGAAAATGGCAGGTCAGCTGGGTAACGAACGTGTGACCGTTCAGAGCCTGGACGTAGTACGTGTTGACGCTGAGCGCAACCTGCTGCTGGTTAAAGGTGCAGTTCCGGGTGCAACCGGTAGCGACCTGATCGTTAAACCAGCTGTGAAGGCGTAA
- the rpsQ gene encoding 30S ribosomal protein S17, with amino-acid sequence MTDKIRTLQGRVVSDKMEKSIVVAIERIVKHPIYGKFIKRTTKLHVHDENNECGIGDKVEIRECRPLSKTKSWTLVRVVEKAVL; translated from the coding sequence ATGACCGATAAAATCCGTACTCTGCAAGGTCGTGTTGTTAGCGACAAAATGGAGAAATCCATCGTTGTAGCTATCGAACGTATTGTGAAACACCCGATCTACGGTAAATTCATCAAGCGTACGACCAAACTGCACGTACATGACGAGAACAACGAATGTGGTATCGGCGACAAGGTTGAAATCCGTGAATGCCGTCCACTGTCCAAGACTAAGTCCTGGACGCTGGTTCGCGTTGTAGAGAAAGCGGTTCTGTAA
- the rpsC gene encoding 30S ribosomal protein S3 produces the protein MGQKVHPNGIRLGIVKPWNSTWFANTKEFADNLDSDFKVRQYLTKELAKASVSRIVIERPAKSIRVTIHTARPGIVIGKKGEDVEKLRKVVADIAGVPAQINIAEVRKPELDAKLVADSITSQLERRVMFRRAMKRAVQNAMRLGAKGIKVEVSGRLGGAEIARTEWYREGRVPLHTLRADIDYNTSEAHTTYGVIGVKVWIFKGEILGGMAAVEQPEKPAAQPKKQQRKGRK, from the coding sequence ATGGGTCAGAAAGTACATCCTAATGGTATTCGCCTGGGTATTGTAAAACCATGGAACTCAACCTGGTTTGCGAACACCAAAGAATTCGCTGACAACCTGGACAGCGATTTTAAAGTACGTCAGTACCTGACTAAGGAACTGGCTAAAGCGTCTGTATCTCGTATCGTTATCGAGCGTCCAGCTAAGAGCATCCGTGTGACCATTCACACCGCTCGCCCTGGCATCGTAATCGGTAAGAAAGGCGAAGACGTAGAAAAACTGCGCAAGGTCGTAGCGGATATCGCTGGCGTTCCTGCACAGATCAATATCGCTGAAGTTCGTAAGCCTGAACTGGACGCTAAATTGGTTGCTGACAGCATCACTTCACAGCTGGAACGTCGCGTTATGTTCCGTCGTGCTATGAAGCGTGCTGTACAGAACGCAATGCGTCTGGGCGCTAAAGGTATCAAAGTTGAAGTTAGCGGCCGTCTGGGCGGCGCGGAAATCGCACGTACCGAATGGTACCGCGAAGGTCGCGTACCGCTGCACACTCTGCGTGCTGACATCGACTACAACACCTCTGAAGCGCACACCACTTACGGTGTAATCGGCGTTAAGGTATGGATCTTCAAAGGTGAGATCCTGGGTGGTATGGCTGCTGTTGAACAACCGGAAAAACCGGCTGCTCAACCTAAAAAGCAGCAGCGTAAAGGCCGTAAATAA
- the rpmJ gene encoding 50S ribosomal protein L36 has translation MKVRASVKKLCRNCKIVKRDGVIRVICSAEPKHKQRQG, from the coding sequence ATGAAAGTTCGTGCTTCCGTCAAGAAATTATGCCGTAACTGCAAAATCGTTAAGCGTGATGGTGTCATCCGTGTGATTTGCAGTGCCGAGCCGAAGCATAAACAGCGCCAAGGCTGA
- the rpmD gene encoding 50S ribosomal protein L30, with translation MAKTIKITQTRSAIGRLPKHKATLLGLGLRRIGHTVEREDTPAVRGMVNAVYFMVKVEE, from the coding sequence ATGGCAAAGACTATTAAAATTACACAAACCCGCAGTGCAATCGGACGTCTGCCGAAACACAAGGCAACGCTGCTTGGCCTGGGTCTGCGTCGTATTGGTCATACCGTTGAGCGCGAGGATACTCCTGCTGTTCGTGGTATGGTCAACGCGGTTTACTTCATGGTTAAAGTTGAGGAGTAA
- the secY gene encoding preprotein translocase subunit SecY translates to MAKQPGLDFQSAKGGLGELKRRLLFVIGALIVFRIGSFIPIPGIDAAVLAKLLEQQRGTIIEMFNMFSGGALSRASIFALGIMPYISASIIIQLLTVVHPTLAELKKEGESGRRKISQYTRYGTLVLAIFQSIGIATGLPNMPGMQGLVINPGFAFYFTAVVSLVSGTMFLMWLGEQITERGIGNGISIIIFAGIVAGLPPAIAHTIEQARQGDLHFLLLLLVAVLVFAVTFFVIFVERGQRRIVVNYAKRQQGRRVYAAQSTHLPLKVNMAGVIPAIFASSIILFPATIASWFGGGTGWNWLTTISLYLQPGQPLYVLLYASAIIFFCFFYTALVFNPRETADNLKKSGAFVPGIRPGEQTAKYIDKVMTRLTLVGALYITFICLIPEFMRDAMKVPFYFGGTSLLIVVVVIMDFMAQVQTLMMSSQYESALKKANLKGYGR, encoded by the coding sequence ATGGCTAAACAACCGGGATTAGATTTTCAAAGTGCCAAAGGTGGCTTAGGCGAGCTGAAACGCAGACTGTTGTTTGTAATCGGTGCGCTTATTGTGTTCCGTATTGGCTCTTTTATTCCGATCCCTGGTATTGATGCCGCTGTACTTGCCAAACTGCTTGAGCAACAGCGTGGCACCATCATTGAAATGTTTAACATGTTCTCTGGTGGTGCTCTCAGCCGTGCTTCAATCTTTGCATTGGGTATCATGCCGTACATTTCGGCATCGATCATTATCCAGCTGCTGACGGTCGTTCATCCGACCCTGGCAGAGCTGAAGAAAGAAGGGGAGTCTGGTCGTCGTAAGATCAGCCAGTACACCCGTTACGGCACTCTGGTGCTGGCAATATTCCAGTCGATCGGTATTGCTACCGGTCTACCGAATATGCCTGGTATGCAGGGCCTGGTTATTAACCCAGGCTTTGCATTCTATTTCACCGCTGTTGTAAGTCTGGTCTCAGGAACCATGTTCCTGATGTGGCTCGGCGAACAAATTACTGAACGTGGTATCGGTAACGGTATTTCGATCATTATTTTCGCTGGTATCGTTGCGGGACTCCCGCCAGCCATTGCCCATACTATCGAGCAAGCGCGTCAAGGCGACCTGCACTTCCTCCTGTTGCTGTTGGTTGCAGTATTAGTATTTGCAGTGACGTTCTTTGTTATCTTCGTTGAACGTGGTCAACGCCGCATTGTGGTAAACTACGCAAAACGTCAGCAAGGTCGTCGTGTCTATGCTGCACAGAGCACACATTTACCGCTGAAAGTGAATATGGCAGGGGTAATCCCGGCAATCTTCGCTTCCAGTATTATTCTGTTCCCGGCGACCATCGCGTCATGGTTCGGGGGCGGGACTGGTTGGAACTGGCTGACAACAATTTCGCTGTATTTGCAGCCTGGGCAACCACTTTATGTGTTACTCTATGCGTCTGCGATCATCTTCTTCTGTTTCTTCTACACGGCGTTGGTCTTCAACCCGCGTGAAACAGCAGATAACCTGAAGAAGTCCGGTGCATTTGTACCAGGAATTCGTCCGGGAGAGCAAACGGCGAAGTATATCGATAAAGTAATGACTCGCCTGACTTTGGTTGGTGCGCTTTATATTACTTTTATCTGCCTGATCCCGGAGTTCATGCGTGATGCAATGAAAGTACCGTTCTACTTTGGTGGGACTTCACTGCTTATCGTTGTTGTCGTGATTATGGACTTTATGGCTCAAGTGCAAACTCTGATGATGTCAAGTCAGTACGAGTCTGCATTGAAGAAGGCGAACCTGAAAGGCTACGGCCGCTAA
- the rplX gene encoding 50S ribosomal protein L24, which yields MAAKIRRDDEVIVLTGKDKGKRGKVKNVLSSGKLVVEGINLVKKHQKPVPALNQPGGIVEKEAAIQVSNVAIFNAATGKADRVGFRFEDGKKVRFFKSNSETIK from the coding sequence ATGGCAGCGAAAATCCGTCGTGATGACGAAGTTATCGTGTTAACCGGTAAAGATAAAGGTAAACGCGGTAAAGTAAAAAATGTTCTGTCTTCCGGCAAACTCGTCGTTGAAGGTATCAACCTGGTTAAGAAACATCAGAAGCCGGTTCCGGCCCTGAACCAGCCAGGTGGCATCGTTGAAAAAGAAGCTGCAATTCAGGTTTCTAACGTTGCAATCTTCAATGCGGCAACCGGCAAGGCTGACCGTGTAGGCTTTAGATTCGAAGACGGCAAAAAAGTCCGTTTCTTCAAGTCTAACAGCGAAACTATCAAGTAA
- the rpmC gene encoding 50S ribosomal protein L29, with protein sequence MKANELREKSVEELNAELLNLLREQFNLRMQAASGQLQQTHLLKQVRRDVARVKTLLTQKAGA encoded by the coding sequence ATGAAAGCAAATGAGCTGCGTGAAAAAAGCGTAGAAGAGCTGAACGCTGAGCTGCTGAACCTGCTGCGTGAGCAGTTCAACCTGCGTATGCAGGCTGCAAGTGGCCAGCTGCAACAGACTCACCTGCTGAAGCAGGTTCGTCGTGATGTTGCACGCGTTAAGACTTTACTGACTCAGAAGGCGGGTGCGTAA
- the rplO gene encoding 50S ribosomal protein L15 encodes MRLNTLSPAEGSKKAGKRLGRGIGSGLGKTGGRGHKGQNSRSGGGVRRGFEGGQMPLYRRLPKFGFTSRKSAITAEVRLSDLAKVEGGVVDLNTLKAANIIGIQIEFAKVILAGEVSTPVTVRGLRVTKGARAAIEAAGGKIEE; translated from the coding sequence ATGCGTTTAAATACTCTGTCTCCGGCCGAAGGCTCTAAAAAGGCGGGTAAACGCCTGGGTCGTGGTATCGGTTCTGGCCTCGGCAAAACCGGTGGTCGTGGTCACAAAGGTCAGAACTCTCGTTCTGGCGGTGGCGTACGTCGCGGTTTCGAGGGTGGCCAGATGCCACTGTACCGTCGTCTGCCGAAGTTCGGCTTCACCTCTCGCAAATCAGCGATCACAGCCGAAGTTCGTCTGTCTGACCTGGCGAAAGTTGAAGGCGGCGTTGTAGACCTGAACACGCTGAAAGCAGCAAACATTATCGGTATCCAGATCGAGTTCGCGAAAGTGATCCTGGCTGGTGAAGTTTCTACTCCGGTAACTGTTCGTGGCCTGCGTGTTACTAAAGGTGCTCGTGCTGCTATCGAAGCTGCTGGCGGTAAAATCGAGGAATAA
- the rplV gene encoding 50S ribosomal protein L22 has protein sequence METLAQHRHARSSAQKVRLVADLIRGKKVSQALDILTYTNKKAAVLVKKVLESAIANAEHNDGADIDDLKVAKIFVDEGPSMKRIMPRAKGRADRILKRTSHITVVVSDR, from the coding sequence ATGGAAACTTTAGCTCAACATCGCCATGCTCGTTCTTCTGCTCAGAAGGTTCGCCTTGTTGCTGACCTGATTCGCGGTAAGAAAGTGTCGCAGGCCCTGGACATCCTGACCTATACCAACAAGAAAGCTGCGGTATTGGTTAAGAAGGTACTGGAATCTGCCATTGCTAACGCTGAACACAACGATGGCGCTGACATTGACGATCTGAAAGTCGCGAAAATCTTCGTAGACGAAGGCCCAAGCATGAAGCGCATTATGCCGCGTGCGAAAGGTCGTGCAGATCGCATCCTGAAGCGCACCAGCCACATTACTGTGGTTGTGTCCGATCGCTGA
- the rplP gene encoding 50S ribosomal protein L16 translates to MLQPKRTKFRKVHKGRNRGLAQGTDVSFGTFGLKAVGRGRLTARQIEAARRAMTRAVKRQGKIWIRVFPDKPITEKPLEVRMGKGKGNVEYWVALIQPGKVLYEMDGVPEELAREAFGLAAAKLPIKTTFVTKTVM, encoded by the coding sequence ATGTTACAACCAAAGCGTACAAAATTCCGTAAAGTGCACAAAGGCCGCAACCGTGGTCTGGCGCAGGGTACGGATGTTAGCTTCGGCACTTTCGGTCTGAAAGCTGTTGGCCGTGGTCGTCTGACTGCACGTCAGATCGAAGCAGCACGTCGTGCTATGACCCGTGCAGTTAAGCGTCAAGGTAAAATTTGGATCCGTGTATTCCCGGACAAACCAATTACCGAGAAGCCGCTGGAAGTTCGTATGGGTAAAGGTAAAGGTAACGTGGAGTACTGGGTTGCCTTGATCCAACCGGGCAAAGTCCTGTATGAAATGGACGGTGTTCCGGAAGAGCTGGCCCGTGAAGCCTTCGGCCTGGCAGCAGCGAAACTGCCTATCAAAACCACCTTTGTAACTAAGACGGTGATGTAA
- the rplR gene encoding 50S ribosomal protein L18: MDKKSARIRRATRARRKLKELGATRLVVHRTPRHIYAQVIAPNGSEVLVAASTVEKAITEQLKYTGNKDAAAAVGKAVAERALEKGITVVSFDRSGFQYHGRVQALADAAREAGLQF, from the coding sequence ATGGATAAGAAATCTGCTCGTATCCGTCGTGCGACCCGCGCACGCCGCAAGCTCAAAGAGCTGGGTGCAACTCGCCTGGTGGTACATCGTACCCCGCGTCATATTTACGCACAGGTAATTGCACCAAACGGTTCTGAAGTTCTGGTAGCTGCTTCTACTGTAGAAAAAGCTATTACTGAACAATTGAAGTACACCGGTAACAAAGACGCCGCTGCAGCTGTAGGTAAAGCTGTTGCTGAACGCGCTCTGGAAAAAGGCATCACAGTTGTGTCCTTTGACCGTTCCGGGTTCCAATATCATGGTCGCGTCCAGGCACTGGCAGATGCTGCCCGTGAAGCTGGCCTTCAGTTCTAA